From Nicotiana tabacum cultivar K326 chromosome 22, ASM71507v2, whole genome shotgun sequence, one genomic window encodes:
- the LOC107769661 gene encoding uncharacterized protein LOC107769661 — protein sequence MLKQIYLNIPLVDMIREVPKYAKYIKDILANKRRLTEFETGALIQECTSRIQHKLPQKLKDPGSFTIPQRIGKIDVGRALCDLGESINLMVLSVFKQLGLGAPRPTTVLLQLADRSSIYPKGVIEDVLLQIGKFIFPADFIILDYEADELVPIILG from the coding sequence ATGCTAAAGCAGATATACTTGAACATCCCTTTGGTGGACATGATCCGTGAGGTCccaaaatatgcaaaatatatTAAGGATATATTGGCAAATAAGAGGAGGTTAACTGAATTTGAGACCGGCGCACTTATTCAGGAGTGCACTTCCAGGATTCAACATAAGCttccacaaaagcttaaggatccggGTAGTTTTACTATCCCCCAGAGGATTGGTAAAATTGATGTGGGAAgagccttgtgtgatttgggtgaAAGTATCAATCTGATGGTGTTGTCAGTGTTCAAACAATTGGGATTAGGAGCTCCGAGACCCACCACGGTGCTGCTACAGTTAGCTGACAGATCTTCAATTTATCCTAAGGGGGTAATTGAGGACGTCTTGCTGCAGATTGGGAAGTTTATTTTCCCTGCAGATTTTATCATCCTGGACTACGAGGCTGATGAGTTAGTTCCTATCATCTTGGGATGA
- the LOC107817871 gene encoding uncharacterized protein LOC107817871 has translation MLKQIHLNIPLVDMLHEVPKYAKYMKDIVANKRRLTEFETGTLTEECTFSIQHKLPQKHKDPRSFTIPVRISEIDVGRALCDLGCKYQSDAVVNVQTIGIRSSKTHHGAATIGKFIFPADFIILDYEADELVPIILGRPLLATGDSIIKVREGKMILRVDNEEAIFNVYRAIQLPRHYEDLAMISIVKLNEPAADPSAFKEDAL, from the exons ATGCTGAAGCAGATACACTTGAACATCCCTTTGGTGGACATGCTCCATGAGGTCccaaaatatgcaaaatatatGAAGGATATAGTGGCAAATAAGAGGAGGTTAACTGAATTTGAGACCGGcacacttactgaggagtgcactttcAGTATTCAACATAAGCTTCCACAAAAGCATAAGGATCCGCGTAGTTTTACCATCCCCGTGAGGATTAGTGAAATTGATGTGGGTAGAGccttatgtgatttgggatgcAAGTATCAATCTGATGCCGTTGTCAATGTTCAAACAATTGGGATTAGGAGCTCCAAGACCCACCACGGTGCTGCTACA ATTGGGAAGTTTATTTTCCCTGCAGATTTTATCATCCTGGACTACGAGGCTGATGAGTTAGTTCCTATCATCTTGGGACGACCTCTTTTGGCCACTGGAGATTCCATTATCAAAGTCCGAGAAGGTAAGATGATCCTGAGGGTGGACAATGAAGAAGCGATCTTCAATGTATATCGAGCCATTCAGTTGCCTCGTCATTATGAGGACCTGGCCATGATTTCTATAGTGAAGTTAAATGAACCAGCCGCAGACCCAAGTGCATTTAAAGAAGATGCACTATAA